One window of the Ktedonobacteraceae bacterium genome contains the following:
- a CDS encoding polyprenol monophosphomannose synthase has translation MSTPQEGEHTSEGFAAAIEKSSAEGKHEQKENVVIIPTYNEATNLKLLVPRILQIGSFDVLIVDDNSPDGTGALAREFAKRFPGRVSVLHRPGKLGLGSAYREGFHRALEMGYPRVFTMDADFSHDPGHLPVLLAALNDADVVLGSRYVPGGGTARWSLRRRLLSRGGSVYARLLLGLPVHDLTGGFKGFRRQVLETLLPEMDNMRSNGYAFQIETTYLCARHGFQIVEVPILFEDRVAGTSKMNPRIVLEALRVVAALRLSKGPARAGREEGRATTGIPAYTLPPGRVMAVIMALVGLMIILGTAIIVPRWLAQVAGTAHPGAVSHMHVVTSLVGDRARAGKSEANTIKRSLRAAPGSATIQLQGDDLTSNVPLVFKGAGFRPGEEVIITVRTMLGQVVATLPPVIADKTGQFSIVSYSILSNLNPGYLTLRLEGASSHRWAQARFHLGRTAPLVQLDTYTIKPPGMVGFSGSGFLPDELVDVYLGKPGDVPGMTVRANAGGNIAGRFPVPLLSQGNYTLFFVGHQSQTPGTASLNVQGFHPWVILDNYAPPVHSRLGFTGEDFVAGEEVMVYLSQPGSEYQSPGTNGSGKLIEHIQVDKDGRFAAPATWEVPGVAGKYELVFVGQQNGAVVTTPFTVLP, from the coding sequence ATGTCTACACCTCAAGAAGGCGAGCATACCTCAGAGGGATTCGCTGCCGCTATAGAAAAGTCTTCAGCGGAGGGAAAGCATGAGCAGAAAGAGAATGTGGTCATCATCCCTACATACAATGAGGCCACTAACCTGAAGCTGCTGGTGCCGCGTATCCTGCAAATAGGGTCGTTTGATGTACTTATCGTGGACGATAACTCCCCGGATGGCACGGGGGCGCTGGCCAGGGAGTTCGCGAAGCGCTTCCCGGGGCGCGTCTCAGTGCTGCACCGGCCCGGCAAGTTGGGTCTCGGTTCCGCTTATCGCGAGGGGTTCCATCGCGCTCTGGAGATGGGCTACCCGCGGGTCTTTACCATGGATGCCGACTTCTCGCATGATCCGGGCCACCTACCGGTTCTGCTAGCGGCTCTGAATGATGCCGATGTCGTGCTTGGTTCGCGCTACGTGCCCGGTGGAGGCACCGCGCGTTGGTCACTGAGGCGTCGCTTGCTCAGCAGAGGCGGCTCGGTCTATGCGCGGCTGTTGCTGGGCCTCCCGGTCCACGATTTAACCGGAGGCTTCAAAGGTTTTCGCCGCCAGGTTCTGGAGACCCTGCTGCCGGAGATGGATAATATGCGCTCCAATGGCTACGCTTTCCAGATCGAGACGACCTATCTCTGCGCTCGTCACGGCTTTCAAATTGTCGAGGTCCCAATCCTCTTTGAAGATCGCGTGGCCGGCACTTCCAAGATGAATCCGCGTATCGTGCTCGAGGCCCTGCGAGTCGTCGCGGCTCTGCGCCTGAGCAAAGGGCCGGCGCGTGCCGGTCGCGAGGAGGGAAGAGCGACCACAGGGATACCTGCCTACACGTTGCCACCCGGGCGGGTTATGGCAGTGATCATGGCGCTTGTCGGCCTGATGATCATCCTGGGAACGGCTATTATTGTTCCCAGGTGGCTCGCGCAAGTCGCGGGAACAGCGCACCCCGGTGCTGTGAGTCATATGCATGTTGTCACATCGCTCGTCGGTGACCGGGCAAGAGCCGGTAAATCGGAGGCGAACACGATTAAGCGGAGCCTGCGGGCGGCCCCAGGCTCCGCCACTATTCAATTGCAAGGGGACGATCTGACGTCAAATGTGCCGCTCGTTTTCAAGGGTGCCGGCTTCCGGCCAGGGGAAGAGGTGATCATCACCGTTCGCACGATGCTGGGTCAGGTTGTCGCGACACTTCCTCCAGTAATCGCGGACAAAACCGGGCAATTCAGTATCGTCTCGTATTCGATCCTGTCGAATCTAAACCCGGGCTACCTGACCCTACGGCTAGAAGGGGCCAGCAGTCATCGTTGGGCGCAAGCACGTTTCCACCTGGGCAGGACCGCACCTCTTGTACAACTGGACACCTATACTATCAAGCCGCCCGGTATGGTGGGCTTTTCTGGCAGCGGCTTCTTGCCGGATGAGCTGGTGGATGTGTACCTGGGCAAGCCAGGAGATGTACCTGGGATGACGGTACGCGCGAACGCCGGAGGTAACATAGCCGGGCGTTTTCCAGTTCCACTGCTCAGCCAGGGAAACTATACGCTCTTTTTTGTAGGACACCAGAGCCAGACGCCGGGCACGGCCAGTTTAAACGTCCAGGGATTTCATCCATGGGTTATTCTGGATAATTACGCGCCCCCAGTTCATTCGCGCCTGGGCTTTACAGGAGAGGATTTTGTTGCTGGCGAAGAGGTCATGGTGTATCTGAGCCAGCCAGGTAGCGAGTACCAGTCCCCCGGGACGAATGGTTCGGGAAAACTGATAGAGCATATTCAGGTCGATAAAGACGGGCGGTTCGCGGCACCCGCGACCTGGGAGGTACCTGGAGTTGCCGGGAAGTACGAACTGGTCTTCGTAGGTCAGCAGAATGGAGCCGTCGTCACTACTCCGTTCACCGTATTGCCTTGA
- a CDS encoding zinc ribbon domain-containing protein, whose protein sequence is MDSSKAPFKGQEPTNWQNADDEIVDLSGNEEVIVEPPLEEQLVHSLPPKDQVMDQRVVTRRVEAPGAEQRGPLYEPRTEQRRPSYGGPQVAVRYCPQCGKPIPPGALFCPSCGRALDARQLQGVKTQKLATPSPHAMPPKPPKKRRRGWKLLLVGVAALIAAAVVFQVFGQGSMNLPAVLKSKSTTTPVPVPTQATPTVPVRTTPVGTQSVTTGALILLNPGVVRQGVSMGVDGSGFDPRTGIDLFIKQTRSDSGQPIGSARTDRYGNFYGNVIVPNTLGSGTFFVEAREHGGDKVAQAAGVIAGGAPQLKLSEQVGKPGDLITVTLHGFSPQETIKVYWNTMVGQPITTLQADSGGSIGQATVQVPFGAAGINTFLFVGARSLSMVAASFDLLSLYPTVKLSNYAVRADNQLNFSGSGFGPSERVLVYLNSTTAQPLAVIQTSPKGTFANAPGFVVPFNLKGRQTLIFLGEESRASVAVAWTVQPYMPFAQASTYGGLPGTTISFYGYGFARQEVVHVYVGHTENNAGNMVSCFRTDDRGSAVAAGSYVIPGNAQGKLTFTLIGAKSGGVATATMSITAPPVPVQVPPQPPFTCPLDNGGA, encoded by the coding sequence ATGGACTCTTCAAAGGCTCCTTTCAAAGGGCAAGAGCCAACGAATTGGCAGAATGCCGATGATGAGATCGTTGACTTATCGGGAAACGAGGAGGTGATTGTCGAGCCGCCATTAGAAGAACAACTCGTCCATTCGTTGCCGCCTAAAGATCAGGTAATGGATCAGCGAGTAGTCACCAGGCGGGTCGAAGCGCCGGGGGCGGAGCAAAGGGGGCCTTTGTATGAACCGCGAACGGAACAAAGAAGGCCTTCCTATGGCGGACCTCAGGTCGCTGTTCGCTACTGCCCGCAGTGTGGCAAGCCCATACCGCCGGGTGCGCTCTTCTGTCCTTCCTGCGGAAGAGCGCTGGACGCGAGGCAGTTGCAAGGGGTGAAAACTCAGAAGCTGGCGACGCCCTCTCCGCACGCGATGCCACCAAAGCCGCCAAAGAAGCGTAGAAGGGGCTGGAAGCTGCTGCTGGTGGGAGTTGCGGCGCTCATTGCCGCGGCTGTGGTGTTCCAGGTGTTCGGCCAGGGTTCGATGAACCTGCCGGCGGTATTGAAGTCGAAAAGTACCACGACGCCTGTACCCGTGCCTACTCAGGCGACACCGACTGTGCCGGTGCGAACTACTCCGGTGGGTACGCAGAGCGTTACAACCGGAGCTTTGATCCTGCTGAATCCCGGCGTCGTGCGTCAGGGCGTAAGCATGGGGGTGGACGGAAGTGGCTTTGATCCCAGAACCGGCATCGACCTGTTCATCAAACAGACACGGTCGGATAGCGGCCAACCGATTGGCTCGGCTCGAACCGATAGATATGGCAACTTCTATGGCAATGTCATCGTGCCGAATACCCTGGGTTCGGGGACCTTCTTTGTGGAGGCGCGCGAGCACGGCGGCGACAAGGTGGCGCAGGCGGCAGGGGTGATCGCGGGTGGAGCGCCTCAACTCAAATTAAGTGAGCAGGTAGGCAAACCCGGCGATCTGATTACTGTTACCCTTCACGGCTTTAGCCCTCAAGAGACTATCAAGGTCTACTGGAATACGATGGTTGGTCAACCGATCACCACGCTGCAAGCCGATAGCGGTGGAAGCATTGGACAGGCCACGGTGCAGGTGCCATTCGGAGCCGCGGGCATCAATACATTCTTGTTTGTTGGGGCCAGAAGTCTCTCGATGGTGGCGGCGTCGTTCGATTTGCTATCGCTATATCCGACGGTCAAACTGTCCAACTATGCCGTCCGAGCCGATAATCAGCTCAATTTCTCAGGCTCAGGGTTTGGGCCGAGCGAACGGGTGCTGGTCTACTTGAATTCGACGACGGCTCAGCCGCTGGCGGTCATCCAGACTTCGCCAAAAGGGACCTTTGCTAATGCTCCAGGCTTTGTCGTTCCCTTTAACTTAAAAGGGCGGCAAACGCTGATCTTCCTGGGAGAAGAAAGCCGGGCCTCGGTAGCGGTTGCCTGGACGGTGCAGCCCTATATGCCGTTCGCGCAAGCCAGTACCTATGGTGGTCTGCCAGGTACGACCATCTCGTTCTACGGATATGGTTTTGCCCGGCAAGAGGTGGTACATGTCTACGTTGGCCATACGGAAAACAACGCGGGGAACATGGTGAGTTGCTTCCGTACCGATGACCGGGGCAGCGCTGTGGCAGCGGGTTCGTATGTTATCCCAGGCAATGCCCAGGGCAAGCTGACGTTTACGCTGATTGGAGCTAAAAGTGGCGGAGTGGCCACGGCTACGATGTCCATTACGGCGCCCCCGGTGCCGGTACAGGTGCCTCCACAGCCCCCGTTCACCTGCCCGCTGGACAATGGGGGGGCGTAA
- a CDS encoding protein phosphatase 2C domain-containing protein, translated as MRLSSSITKLWREVFGQESPPPQYVPARVSPDWIRERVHAALAGETFQGKGDEREQQREDRTPYLLVGWRTDPGLERRHKPNEDSLFAARGTRGDRARPQDFGLFIVADGMGGHAFGQQASRLAIQTMTEWVLPQLASGDAPGEAECREILILGAQAANRVLYRRNKEQGTRMGTTINAVLVRESTAFVVNVGDSRTYLYREASGLRKLTRDHSLVAYLVESGIIRPDDIYRHPQRNQIYRSLGSEPFIPVDSFVEPLQPGDTLVLCSDGLWEMVRDRRMQEIVRQAVVPAQASYALVDAALEGGGTDNVSVIVVRITGPESCGGESGLQLLVKPEACEMPDSFPCELKRSR; from the coding sequence ATGCGTCTATCAAGCTCTATAACAAAGCTGTGGAGAGAGGTGTTCGGGCAGGAAAGCCCGCCACCTCAATATGTGCCGGCGCGCGTCTCACCTGATTGGATACGGGAACGCGTACATGCCGCGCTTGCCGGTGAGACGTTCCAGGGGAAAGGTGACGAAAGGGAACAACAGCGCGAAGATCGTACTCCGTATCTGCTTGTCGGATGGCGCACAGATCCAGGGCTCGAACGCCGTCACAAACCAAACGAGGATAGCCTGTTTGCCGCCAGGGGTACGCGAGGCGACCGGGCACGCCCCCAGGACTTTGGGTTGTTTATCGTAGCGGACGGGATGGGCGGACATGCCTTTGGTCAACAAGCGAGCCGCCTGGCCATTCAAACGATGACCGAGTGGGTGTTGCCGCAATTGGCGAGTGGTGATGCGCCTGGCGAAGCTGAGTGCAGGGAAATCCTGATTCTTGGCGCGCAGGCGGCGAACCGGGTTCTGTATCGACGTAACAAGGAGCAAGGAACGCGCATGGGGACGACGATCAATGCGGTTCTGGTACGAGAAAGTACGGCTTTTGTGGTAAACGTGGGTGATAGCCGCACCTACCTGTACCGGGAAGCGAGTGGCTTGCGCAAATTAACGCGCGATCATTCGCTGGTAGCCTACCTGGTGGAATCCGGCATCATCCGGCCCGATGATATCTATCGTCATCCGCAGCGGAACCAGATTTATCGCAGTCTGGGAAGCGAACCCTTCATTCCGGTCGATTCCTTTGTTGAACCGCTGCAGCCAGGTGATACCCTGGTGCTGTGTTCCGATGGCTTATGGGAGATGGTGCGTGATCGACGTATGCAGGAGATCGTGCGTCAGGCGGTGGTCCCGGCACAGGCGAGCTATGCGCTGGTCGATGCCGCTTTAGAGGGGGGCGGAACGGACAATGTGAGCGTGATCGTTGTTCGTATAACCGGGCCAGAAAGCTGCGGGGGCGAGAGCGGCCTGCAACTGCTGGTCAAGCCGGAGGCCTGCGAGATGCCGGACTCGTTCCCATGTGAACTCAAGCGATCAAGGTGA
- a CDS encoding GtrA family protein: MGRHAIALPDSLWRLGYNRRALPARLGKFLVVGGTGILVNSFALLLLYRWMHLPLIVASAMAVELAILNNFIWNDRWTFGCSQISWRRFVRFNVVSLGGLVVSTGALWILVSRLGLYYLAANLLGIALATVWNFAASSLWAWGGEE, encoded by the coding sequence ATGGGCAGGCATGCTATTGCGCTGCCAGACTCCCTGTGGCGGCTCGGGTACAATCGACGTGCCTTGCCGGCAAGGTTGGGCAAATTTCTGGTGGTGGGAGGAACAGGTATACTGGTGAACAGTTTTGCGCTGCTATTGCTCTATCGGTGGATGCACTTGCCGCTGATCGTGGCATCCGCGATGGCGGTAGAACTGGCTATTCTCAATAACTTCATATGGAATGATCGTTGGACTTTCGGGTGTTCGCAGATCTCCTGGCGTCGCTTCGTGCGGTTCAATGTAGTGTCGTTGGGGGGGCTGGTTGTTTCTACGGGCGCACTCTGGATACTGGTCAGTCGCCTGGGTCTCTATTACCTGGCGGCCAACTTGCTGGGTATCGCCCTGGCAACCGTGTGGAATTTCGCGGCGAGCTCATTGTGGGCCTGGGGAGGTGAAGAATGA
- a CDS encoding glycosyltransferase family 39 protein, giving the protein MMKNDRYMVVQPQGSVDELRGQVFYEEQEPEAPAANTRGRFGVAQVMLLASLVSGAIAQGYHMFIYPLYITDEGIYMERAWSVLREGSLSPYTYYYDHAPAGWLFIDAWVTFLPHQFEAFGNAINTGRVLMLLVHIASTYLLFQCARRLSGSVIAAVVTCFFFNFSPLAIFYQRQVLLDNLMVFWVLLSLYLATSEDRRIVTPLYSGLALGVGVLTKENAIFFLPVIGYLLYSKVRQRDNFRFALTFWNFGLFAIISLYFLFAVLKNELLPGHLSFNLNQPPADHVSLLYTIWQQLHRNQGGIMDLHSDFWTFSLGAWLPKDSFLLVAGFLATLYNFFLGLRDRRRYRGELIVSLLSLLYIFYLIRGSVMLEFYVIPLVPFLAINIGMVVERMLRVIPAALRMPLFSRSAQALVLAAFFAVLVLPIGGYVLVRDQYGKVVPHDLYKLPLTTMQQEQLDFIRAHIPPGSRIIMDDDLWVQLHDVQPYYPFAVSHWNASGDPAVSVKLFHKNWQNIDYIVMSNKMLLAMHQNNTNGGEDYILEALQHATPIWQLTRGDVSLAIYQVQK; this is encoded by the coding sequence ATGATGAAGAACGATAGGTATATGGTAGTTCAACCGCAGGGAAGCGTGGACGAGCTGCGAGGGCAAGTTTTCTACGAGGAACAGGAACCCGAGGCGCCGGCAGCAAACACACGCGGCCGCTTTGGAGTGGCGCAGGTCATGCTGCTTGCCTCGCTTGTCAGTGGGGCGATTGCGCAGGGTTATCATATGTTCATCTATCCCCTCTATATCACTGACGAAGGCATCTATATGGAGCGGGCATGGTCGGTGCTGCGCGAGGGTTCGCTTTCGCCATATACGTACTACTATGACCATGCGCCGGCGGGATGGTTGTTTATCGATGCCTGGGTGACCTTTTTGCCCCACCAGTTCGAAGCCTTTGGCAATGCGATAAATACGGGCCGGGTGCTGATGTTGCTGGTGCATATAGCGAGTACCTACTTACTTTTCCAATGCGCGCGTCGCCTCTCGGGAAGTGTTATAGCCGCTGTGGTGACGTGTTTTTTCTTCAACTTTTCGCCGTTGGCCATCTTCTATCAGCGCCAGGTGCTGTTAGATAATCTGATGGTGTTCTGGGTGCTTTTGAGCCTCTACCTGGCAACGAGTGAAGACCGGCGCATTGTCACTCCCCTCTACAGTGGGCTGGCGTTAGGCGTCGGTGTACTCACCAAGGAGAACGCCATCTTCTTCCTTCCGGTCATAGGCTACTTATTGTACAGCAAGGTGCGGCAGCGGGACAATTTTCGCTTTGCCCTGACCTTCTGGAACTTCGGATTGTTTGCGATTATATCGCTCTACTTTTTGTTTGCCGTACTCAAAAACGAGTTGCTGCCGGGCCATCTCAGCTTCAACCTCAACCAGCCGCCGGCCGATCACGTGTCCCTGCTGTATACCATCTGGCAGCAGTTGCACCGCAATCAGGGCGGTATTATGGACCTGCATAGCGACTTCTGGACGTTTTCTCTTGGGGCCTGGCTGCCCAAAGACTCCTTCTTGCTGGTCGCGGGGTTCCTGGCAACGCTCTACAATTTCTTCCTGGGCCTGCGAGACCGCAGGCGCTACCGGGGCGAACTGATCGTCTCATTACTCTCACTGCTCTATATCTTCTACCTTATTCGAGGTAGTGTGATGTTGGAGTTCTATGTCATACCGCTGGTACCCTTTTTAGCGATAAATATTGGGATGGTGGTGGAAAGGATGCTGCGTGTGATACCCGCGGCCCTGCGCATGCCTTTGTTCTCGAGAAGCGCGCAGGCGCTTGTTCTGGCTGCATTCTTTGCTGTGCTGGTGCTGCCTATCGGAGGATATGTGCTGGTTCGCGACCAGTACGGCAAGGTCGTGCCGCACGATCTTTACAAGCTTCCGCTGACGACGATGCAGCAGGAGCAGCTGGATTTCATCCGCGCGCACATCCCACCTGGTTCGAGGATCATCATGGACGATGATTTATGGGTTCAACTGCATGATGTACAGCCCTACTACCCGTTCGCGGTTTCTCACTGGAATGCCTCTGGAGACCCCGCGGTGAGCGTCAAACTCTTTCACAAGAACTGGCAGAATATTGACTATATTGTGATGTCTAACAAGATGTTGCTCGCTATGCACCAGAACAATACGAATGGTGGCGAGGATTATATCCTGGAGGCGCTCCAACATGCAACTCCTATCTGGCAGTTAACGCGAGGCGATGTCAGTCTCGCCATTTATCAGGTTCAGAAATAA
- a CDS encoding glycoside hydrolase family 5 protein, which produces MNSPYISNVWRKSIVAACIMLVSISLLASCTSTPSSGPESDRISGSCLSGHQVGFIHTFHAELVDASGCRVILTGVNWFGFETSTFAPHGLNVRNWQDMLRQMAQLGFNAIRLPYTNQLFDPASKPQGINYRLNPDLRGLQGLALMDRIIQGAGRLGLKVILDRHDPTADQRPPLWYNDQVPQSRWIADWVMLAKHYRNNPTIIGADLANEPHGPATWGDGNPNTDWRMAAQHAGNAILAVNPNWLIIVEGIEQYQGDSYWWGGNLEGAKQYPVKLSEPDKLVYSAHDYGPEIYDQPWFQVPKLSMLAQTLPAVWEKHWAFLEKMGIPVFLGEFGGNSTSQNTEGMWQRTLVSFLKTNDISYTYWAWNPDSGDTGGILQSDWKTVNQAKMDILNAYQWPMLDK; this is translated from the coding sequence ATGAACTCCCCCTACATAAGTAATGTTTGGAGAAAAAGTATTGTTGCCGCCTGTATAATGCTGGTAAGCATATCGCTGCTGGCGAGTTGCACATCTACGCCGTCTTCTGGGCCGGAATCAGATCGCATATCCGGCTCATGCCTGTCCGGTCACCAGGTTGGTTTCATTCACACGTTTCATGCCGAATTGGTCGATGCTTCAGGATGTCGAGTGATACTCACAGGGGTCAACTGGTTTGGCTTTGAAACCAGTACCTTTGCTCCGCACGGGCTCAACGTGCGCAACTGGCAGGATATGCTCCGGCAGATGGCGCAACTCGGTTTCAATGCCATCCGATTGCCTTATACCAATCAATTGTTCGACCCGGCGAGTAAGCCGCAAGGAATTAACTACCGTCTGAATCCCGATTTGAGAGGCTTGCAAGGGCTGGCGCTTATGGACCGCATTATTCAGGGTGCCGGGCGCCTGGGCCTGAAAGTGATTCTTGATCGCCATGACCCCACTGCCGACCAGCGTCCCCCGTTGTGGTACAACGACCAGGTGCCGCAGTCGCGCTGGATTGCGGATTGGGTCATGCTGGCAAAACATTACCGCAATAATCCTACCATCATTGGAGCTGACCTGGCGAACGAACCGCATGGGCCGGCAACGTGGGGCGATGGCAATCCCAATACCGACTGGCGCATGGCGGCGCAACATGCGGGCAATGCGATCCTGGCTGTCAACCCGAACTGGCTGATCATCGTAGAGGGGATCGAGCAGTACCAGGGCGACTCCTACTGGTGGGGCGGTAACCTGGAGGGAGCAAAGCAGTATCCGGTAAAACTTTCGGAGCCGGATAAGCTGGTCTACTCGGCGCACGACTACGGCCCGGAGATCTATGACCAGCCATGGTTCCAGGTGCCGAAACTTTCCATGCTTGCTCAGACCCTGCCAGCGGTGTGGGAGAAGCACTGGGCCTTTCTGGAAAAAATGGGCATCCCCGTGTTTCTAGGAGAGTTTGGCGGAAACTCTACGAGCCAGAATACGGAGGGTATGTGGCAGCGCACCCTGGTAAGTTTTCTCAAGACAAACGATATCAGCTACACCTATTGGGCGTGGAACCCGGATTCGGGAGATACCGGTGGTATCCTGCAAAGCGATTGGAAGACGGTCAATCAAGCCAAGATGGATATTTTGAACGCCTATCAATGGCCCATGCTGGATAAGTAG
- a CDS encoding LacI family DNA-binding transcriptional regulator encodes MEENITIRDIARLAGVSKSTVSRVLNQKSDVDASTRERILRIMEEQAFLPSITASKLAGGRSRMIGVLTPSLTWPLIPEILSGASEMLIQSPYELLLYSISREQDRNENDRRYVLDRILSANLAAGVLAVFPGQSIHYLTRLHQQGFPIVIIDDQGQPTSIPHVSAGNRQGAYKATRYLLQLGHQRIAHIRGPHKFLVSQERYEGYSEALREAGIIPDPALVMEGDFMPESGRACARKLLALADPPTAIFAASDQMAYGVLEIAAEHGLRVPADLSLIGFDDIASSAHMRPALTTVRQPFYEMGQRAVALLLSLLESSRPSLVGAAASPLNLPEDEAPAANKRRWQNAQGQARRVGGVPCPARPSLLEQSREPLHIQLSTYLVVRASCSIPASLSLHYRRK; translated from the coding sequence ATGGAAGAGAACATCACGATACGTGACATCGCTCGCTTAGCAGGCGTCTCAAAGTCCACGGTATCGCGGGTCTTGAATCAGAAGTCAGATGTGGACGCCAGCACACGCGAACGCATTTTGCGCATTATGGAAGAACAGGCATTCTTGCCCAGCATCACCGCTTCTAAACTGGCCGGTGGACGCAGCCGTATGATTGGCGTCTTGACCCCCTCCCTGACCTGGCCCTTGATCCCGGAAATCTTGTCCGGCGCCTCTGAGATGCTCATTCAATCTCCTTATGAGCTGCTTCTCTATAGCATCTCACGCGAACAGGACCGCAACGAAAATGACCGCCGCTACGTGCTTGATCGCATCCTATCCGCCAACCTCGCCGCCGGCGTGCTCGCCGTCTTTCCCGGTCAATCAATCCACTACCTCACACGCCTGCACCAGCAAGGCTTCCCCATCGTGATCATCGACGACCAGGGACAACCAACCAGCATTCCCCACGTCAGCGCCGGTAACCGCCAGGGCGCCTACAAAGCCACTCGCTACCTCCTGCAACTGGGCCACCAGCGTATTGCCCACATCCGGGGACCACACAAGTTCCTCGTCTCGCAAGAACGCTACGAGGGCTACAGCGAGGCATTGCGTGAAGCTGGCATCATTCCCGATCCAGCACTCGTCATGGAAGGAGATTTTATGCCCGAAAGCGGGCGCGCCTGCGCCAGGAAACTCCTCGCCCTTGCTGATCCACCCACCGCCATCTTCGCTGCCAGCGACCAGATGGCCTATGGCGTCCTGGAAATTGCCGCGGAGCATGGCTTGCGCGTGCCAGCAGACCTCTCTCTTATCGGTTTTGATGATATCGCCTCTTCTGCTCACATGCGGCCAGCCCTTACCACCGTGCGCCAGCCATTCTATGAAATGGGGCAACGCGCCGTCGCCCTGCTCCTGTCTTTGCTCGAATCGTCGCGCCCCTCTCTAGTGGGGGCAGCGGCTTCTCCTCTCAACTTACCTGAGGACGAAGCGCCAGCCGCGAACAAGCGGCGTTGGCAGAACGCACAAGGCCAGGCAAGGCGGGTAGGTGGCGTTCCCTGCCCTGCGCGCCCGTCTCTGCTTGAGCAATCTAGAGAACCACTACACATTCAATTATCAACGTATCTCGTAGTGCGTGCATCTTGTAGTATTCCAGCATCTCTTTCCCTTCATTACCGGAGGAAATGA
- a CDS encoding glycosyltransferase — MNVVQAIGHLLLEIMLYSATGLSIMLIIQSGYTLYIMLYTWDLPEAARMAKAPTRFLPPRKSFTVMLPARHEEEVIQTTIERVVRANYPLSLLEVVVICSIDDMGTISKAQQEIAQLRRRGIGNVRVLAFKNKPINKPHGLNVGLRSTRNEVVTIFDAEDDIHPDIFNVINTVLLTEKVSVVQGGVQLMNFESKWYSVLNVLEYFFWFKSRLHYHARLGMTPLGGNTVFFTREVLQRVGGWDEYDLTEDADIGIRISLLGERMRVIYDDRYVTREETPPTLKQFIKQRTRWSQGFLQTLLKGDWKRLPKLQQRILAVYTLGFPVYQATLGLYILASIIMMFTLKVPVLMALILDLPFYLLAAHFILNVIGLYEFTRAHGLKPTWKTPLVMAAGYLPYQWVLAYAAVRATSRHLRGINNWEKTQHVGAHRRDVLPEANALLQGHHAAERVPTA, encoded by the coding sequence ATGAATGTCGTACAGGCAATCGGTCATCTCCTGCTGGAGATCATGCTCTATAGCGCAACGGGACTGTCCATTATGTTGATTATCCAGTCGGGTTATACGCTCTACATCATGTTGTATACGTGGGACCTGCCGGAGGCGGCACGCATGGCGAAGGCTCCTACGCGCTTCCTGCCGCCCAGGAAGTCTTTCACAGTGATGCTGCCGGCACGTCATGAAGAGGAAGTTATCCAGACGACGATTGAGCGGGTGGTGAGAGCTAACTACCCTCTCTCCCTGCTGGAAGTCGTGGTCATTTGCTCGATTGACGATATGGGAACGATCTCCAAGGCCCAGCAGGAGATCGCGCAGTTGCGACGGCGGGGAATTGGCAATGTGCGCGTGCTCGCTTTCAAGAACAAGCCGATCAATAAGCCGCACGGTCTGAATGTGGGCCTGCGCAGCACGCGCAACGAAGTGGTGACCATTTTCGATGCTGAAGATGATATCCACCCGGACATCTTTAATGTGATCAATACGGTGCTGCTTACCGAGAAAGTATCGGTGGTTCAAGGGGGAGTGCAGCTGATGAATTTCGAGTCGAAGTGGTATTCGGTGCTCAATGTACTCGAATACTTCTTCTGGTTTAAGAGCCGTCTGCACTACCATGCGCGGTTGGGCATGACTCCACTCGGTGGCAATACGGTGTTCTTCACGCGCGAGGTACTCCAGCGTGTAGGCGGCTGGGATGAGTATGATCTGACCGAAGATGCCGATATTGGTATCCGCATCAGTCTGCTGGGCGAGCGGATGCGGGTGATCTATGATGATCGCTACGTCACACGCGAGGAGACGCCGCCGACGCTAAAGCAGTTTATCAAGCAGCGTACGCGCTGGAGCCAGGGGTTTTTGCAAACGCTGCTCAAGGGTGATTGGAAGCGCTTGCCGAAGCTGCAGCAGCGAATACTTGCTGTTTACACGCTGGGGTTTCCTGTTTATCAGGCGACATTGGGACTGTATATTCTGGCTTCGATAATCATGATGTTCACGTTGAAAGTTCCGGTGCTCATGGCGCTGATTCTGGACCTGCCATTCTACCTGCTGGCAGCTCACTTTATCCTGAATGTCATCGGGCTTTACGAATTCACGCGTGCGCATGGGTTGAAACCGACATGGAAGACGCCGCTGGTAATGGCAGCGGGCTATTTACCCTATCAGTGGGTGCTGGCCTATGCCGCGGTGCGGGCGACTTCACGACATTTGCGCGGCATTAACAACTGGGAGAAAACCCAGCATGTAGGCGCTCACCGCCGGGATGTGCTGCCGGAAGCGAATGCGCTACTGCAAGGTCATCATGCTGCTGAGAGGGTACCGACTGCTTAA